In the Drosophila takahashii strain IR98-3 E-12201 chromosome 3R, DtakHiC1v2, whole genome shotgun sequence genome, one interval contains:
- the Gnpnat gene encoding probable glucosamine 6-phosphate N-acetyltransferase isoform X2, translating into MEETYLYDPNLLLKLDFHRSPANFKPFISAANPGEPWMKVRPLKDSDYDRGFLQLLSQLTHVGNVNRTQFLTRFSQMKASGDYFVTVIEDTRKNEIIGAASLVIERKFIHNCAVRGRLEDVVVNDTYRGKQLGKLIVVTVSLLAEELGCYKMSLDCKDKLIKFYESLGYVAIPGNSNSMTIRYDEGPTLKRNATAASGSSGTVGDSCQTNSQFYNFFSPFCY; encoded by the exons ATG GAGGAGACGTATCTGTATGATCCCAATCTGCTACTAAAGCTGGATTTTCATCGCAGTCCCGCCAACTTTAAGCCTTTCATATCGGCGGCTAATCCCGGCGAGCCCTGGATGAAAGTGCGTCCTCTCAAGGACTCGGACTACGATCGTGGATTCCTGCAGCTGCTATCCCAACTCACCCATGTGGGCAATGTGAATCGCACGCAGTTCTTGA CCCGCTTCTCGCAGATGAAAGCCAGTGGAGATTATTTTGTCACCGTTATTGAGGATACTCGAAAGAATGAGATTATTGGAGCTGCATCCTTGGTCATAGAGCGCAAGTTCATACACAATTGTGCTGTg CGTGGTCGCCTGGAAGATGTGGTGGTGAATGATACATATCGCGGCAAGCAGCTGGGCAAACT GATCGTGGTCACCGTATCGCTGCTGGCCGAGGAACTGGGCTGCTACAAAATGTCGCTGGACTGCAAGGACAAGCTGATCAAGTTCTACGAATCGCTGGGCTACGTGGCCATTCCCGGCAACTCCAACTCCATGACGATTCGCTACGATGAGGGGCCAACGCTGAAGCGGAATGCCACCGCAGCCAGTGGCTCCAGTGGAACAGTGGGCGACTCCTGCCAAACT AACTctcaattttataattttttctccCCTTTCTGCTACTGA
- the Kul gene encoding uncharacterized protein Kul, which yields MSWLLGLLGLQILFLWLLRLPGEILGVPTPLKLPGYTHRLTPYIKHWEAANFDRQVLQAAQVRHLEQARFRQKRQVRPEREEEEEATASPSGLAHTIRLNFSAHDRDFRLVLRQQPHSVFAHDVEIENTLGPIDYDVSRIYTGSLEDDEAAHVQAILTSDNLLDGTIETQAEHYYIEPAHRYSQQLAESGVHSIVYKLSDVNMQKSQFSGGGINSATPAKTHCASEKLRKKRWLPEELAMSDAPAPTYNRNPPLPLDLEVPYNDDFRVLASEEDKSEEDKPSRKYPTTSTTRSTVRSTESFLATLTKPTSNRNILVNNYNPSNVGEGSRSYSNSQSNNNNNNNNNNNSNNNVRKLYTKHKNIIVSTYNRPIEPEFGTPYEEPSNNNNTRDLPSNFFNANWTTLFLGNNNNNGNDRPSHKTHVEIITKNGATKKPNIIVNNYNPEIIFAPNPHNPSFNSMLMTNLLSGRGGDDIHSSPRLLYDRKTTCMLYLQADHTFFQKMGSDEASIEAITRHVQRANTIYRNTDFNNDGKPDNITFMIKRIKVHNMNAMKDPSYRFPGNYGVEKFLELFSEEDYDAFCLAYMFTYRDFEMGTLGLAWTGDLKNAGGVCEKNGHYRGSLKSLNTGIVTLLNYGKHVPPAVSHVTLAHEIGHNFGSPHDPEQCTPGGEDGNFIMFARATSGDKKNNNKFSTCSLKSIEPVLNAKARSMKGCFTEPQSSICGNGVVEPGEQCDCGWEEDCKDSCCFPMSRQPRLDETPCTLTPHARCSPSQGPCCTTDCKLKFGDKCRDDNGCRDPSFCDGRVPQCPPSVNKPNKTICNKEFVCYMGDCTGSICLAYGLESCQCIPGPQDDRIKSCELCCKLPGEESPCRSSFEWNEAPFDVPDMYSKPGTPCNDYNGYCDVFQKCREVDPSGPLATLRKLLLSEESIASFKKWMQHNWYTVALAAVGVILLLALSTKLLAKRSNLKLKSVTIIHSATTETVRLPENNNGVIVHTAVRTKVPFKKKVRGERTKKPGTGTTPGVTAAGVTAASRSAAKSSANPEPKKSTRSQAMAKKKSLEEEPKKSNNKKLGKHMKEIIDYSHRNNNGDDASNLSTTNNHTNTFGKVQKWLLESPIVAQPLSHIEHSSRVRKVMSKSQSTPERLVQKTPPKTKSMGNLSNEKVKLQVVYKPPFKFSLRLSKKPKVKTHVVGVTAGGRPKRSQKTGNRTAGQSSSKDVANRAKRSALLLCNEAEDDNQILTLNEPNYETLKPPTPPRSMEHCYENVDMQAEAASTSKPGSSSSKVAPPPVPAQRNSYRRSNSLSTHNPFAAAPRRSSSKASGSVNLTRNFGSTQNLINLSQNLSKTKKRSSLNLKGNSSAATRSGKDPSTAAVASPQRRSSSNANLRRDSSVSSSKAVPVPPTRNSRNSFSNIPRASLGGTANGAPPASFSRQSSSSTATSSSSVTPGAPLQQSASTSAMQRPPQPAQPTRRSLHNFRARGTGGGGGTGVASGKPGAATATSAAPATSNENNELPSDLEVVISDVENLVS from the exons ATGAGCTGGCTGCTGGGCCTCCTCGGCCTGCAGATCCTGTTCCTCTGGCTCCTCCGACTGCCCGGCGAGATCCTGGGCGTTCCTACGCCCCTTAAGTTGCCAG GCTACACCCACAGGCTGACGCCCTACATCAAGCACTGGGAGGCGGCGAACTTCGATCGCCAGGTGCTGCAGGCGGCGCAGGTCAGGCACCTGGAGCAGGCTCGCTTCCGGCAGAAGCGACAGGTGAGGCCAGaaagggaggaggaggaggaggccacAGCCTCGCCAAGTGGACTGGCGCACACCATTCGCTTGAATTTCTCCGCCCACGACAG AGATTTTCGCCTGGTGCTGCGCCAACAGCCGCATTCGGTGTTCGCCCACGACGTGGAGATCGAGAACACGCTGGGCCCCATCGACTACGATGTGTCGCGCATTTATACGGGCAGCCTGGAGGATGACGAGGCGGCCCATGTCCAGGCGATCCTCACCAGCGACAATCTGCTGGACGGGACGATAGAGACCCAGGCGGAGCACTATTACATCGAGCCGGCGCATCGATATTCCCAGCAGCTGGCCGAGAGCGGTGTCCACAGCATAGTCTATAAGCTAAGTGATGTAAATATGCAGAAGTCGCAGTTCTCGGGCGGTGGAATCAACTCGGCCACGCCCGCCAAGACGCACTGCGCCAGCGAGAAGCTGAGGAAGAAGCGCTGGCTGCCCGAGGAG CTGGCCATGTCGGATGCTCCGGCGCCCACGTACAATCGCAATCCGCCGCTGCCGTTGGATCTGGAGGTGCCCTACAACGATGACTTCCGCGTCCTGGCCTCCGAGGAGGACAAGAGCGAGGAGGACAAGCCGAGTAGGAAGTACCCAACCACCTCCACGACCAGGAGCACTGTGCGCAGTACCGAGAGTTTTCTGGCCACGCTGACGAAGCCCACGTCGAATCGCAACATACTTGTAAATAACTACAATCCCTCCAATGTCGGCGAGGGAAGTCGCAGCTACAGCAACAGCCagagcaataataataataataataataacaataataatagtaataacaATGTGCGGAAGTTGTACACGAAACACAAGAACATTATTGTGAGCACGTACAATCGACCCATCGAACCGGAATTCGGAACGCCCTACGAGGAACCCTCGAATAACAACAATACCCGCGACCTGCCCAGCAACTTCTTTAATGCCAACTGGACGACGCTATTTCTgggaaataataacaacaatggtAACGATAGACCCAGCCATAAAACGCATGTGGAGATCATCACGAAGAACGGGGCCACCAAGAAGCCAAATATCATTGTTAATAACTACAATCCGGAGATTATATTCGCACCCAATCCGCATAATCCCAGTTTCAACAGCATGCTGATGACGAATCTGCTGAGCGGAAGGGGTGGCGATGATATACACAGTTCTCCCAGGCTGCTCTACGATCGCAAGACCACCTGCATGCTGTATCTGCAGGCGGATCACACGTTCTTTCAGAAAATGGGCTCCGATGAGGCCTCCATCGAGGCCATAACGCGGCATGTGCAGCGGGCCAATACGATATACAGGAACACGGACTTTAACAACGATGGCAAACCGGATAATATCACCTTCATGATCAAGCGCATCAAGGTGCACAACATGAACGCGATGAAGGATCCCAGCTACCGATTCCCGGGCAACTACGGGGTGGAAAAGTTTCTGGAACTGTTTTCCG aGGAGGACTACGATGCCTTTTGCTTGGCCTACATGTTCACCTATCGTGACTTTGAGATGGGAACTTTGGGATTGGCCTGGACGGGTGATCTGAAAAACGCTGGCGGTGTTTGCGAGAAGAACGGTCATTACAGGGGTTCGCTGAAGTCCCTGAACACAGGAATAGTCACTCTGTTGAACTATGGAAAGCATGTGCCGCCTGCAGTCTCCCATGTGACATTGGCCCACGAAATTGGCCACAATTTCGGATCACCG CACGATCCGGAGCAGTGCACTCCCGGTGGAGAGGATGGTAACTTCATCATGTTTGCCCGCGCCACTTCGGGTGAcaagaagaacaacaacaagttcAGCACCTGCTCGCTGAAATCCATAGAACCCGTGCTGAATGCCAAGGCACGTTCGATGAAGGGCTGCTTCACCGAGCCGCAGTCCTCGATTTGCGGCAATGGGGTGGTGGAGCCGGGCGAGCAGTGCGACTGCGGCTGGGAGGAGGACTGCAAGGACTCGTGCTGCTTTCCCATGTCCCGGCAGCCGCGTCTCGACGAGACTCCCTGCACCCTGACGCCCCATGCCCGCTGTAGTCCTTCGCAAGGACCTTGCTGCACCACCGATTGCAAGCTGAAGTTCGGGGACAAGTGCCGCGATGATAACGGCTGTCGGGATCCCTCATTCTGCGATGGTCGAGTGCCCCAATGTCCGCCATCGGTGAATAAGCCGAATAAGACCATTTGTAACAAGGAATTCGTCTGCTACATGGGTGATTGCACGGGCAGTATATGTTTGGCCTACGGTCTGGAGTCGTGTCAGTGCATTCCGGGTCCCCAGGACGATCGCATCAAGTCCTGTGAGCTGTGCTGCAAGCTGCCCGGCGAGGAGAGTCCCTGTCGCAGCTCCTTCGAGTGGAACGAGGCGCCTTTCGATGTGCCCGACATGTACTCGAAGCCGGGAACTCCCTGCAATGATTATAATGG ATACTGTGATGTGTTTCAAAAGTGCCGGGAAGTGGATCCCTCTGGCCCACTGGCCACTCTGCGTAAGCTTCTGCTTTCGGAGGAGAGCATAGCCAGCTTCAAGAAGTGGATGCAGCACAACTGGTACACAGTGGCTTTAGCGGCTGTAGGAGTAATCCTGCTCCTG GCGCTGAGCACAAAGCTGCTGGCGAAACGGTCGAATCTGAAGCTTAAGTCCGTCACCATCATACACAGCGCCACCACGGAGACAGTGCGTCTGCCGGAGAACAACAACGGGGTGATAGTTCACACCGCGGTGCGGACAAAGGTGCCCTTCAAGAAGAAGGTTCGTGGCGAGCGTACCAAGAAGCCGGGCACCGGAACAACACCAGGAGTAACTGCAGCAGGAGTAACAGCAGCAAGCCGAAGTGCAGCCAAAAGCAGTGCCAATCCAGAGCCAAAGAAGTCCACCAGATCGCAGGCGATGGCCAAGAAGAAATCGCTCGAGGAGGAGCCCAAAAAGTCCAACAACAAAAAGCTGGGCAAGCACATGAAGGAGATCATCGACTATTCGCATCGCAACAACAACGGCGATGATGCCTCCAATTTGTCGACCACCAACAATCATACCAACACCTTTGGCAAGGTGCAAAAGTGGCTGCTGGAATCCCCCATTGTAGCCCAACCCTTGTCCCACATCGAGCACAGTTCGCGGGTTCGCAAGGTGATGAGCAAGTCGCAATCGACGCCAGAGAGACTGGTGCAAAAGACACCGCCGAAGACCAAGTCCATGGGCAATCTGTCCAACGAGAAGGTCAAACTGCAGGTGGTCTACAAGCCGCCCTTCAAGTTCTCCCTGCGGTTGTCAAAGAAACCGAAGGTGAAGACCCATGTGGTGGGTGTAACCGCTGGTGGCAGGCCAAAGAGAAGTCAGAAGACTGGCAACCGAACGGCAGGCCAATCCTCCTCGAAGGATGTGGCCAATCGAGCGAAGAGGAGTGCATTGCTCCTGTGCAACGAAGCGGAGGATGATAACCAGATACTCACCCTAAACGAGCCCAACTACGAGACCTTGAAGCCACCGACGCCGCCGCGTTCCATGGAGCACTGCTACGAGAATGTGGATATGCAGGCAGAGGCGGCCTCCACTTCGAAgcccggcagcagcagcagcaaggtGGCGCCTCCGCCAGTTCCTGCCCAAAGGAACTCCTATCGCCGCTCCAACTCCCTGTCCACCCACAATCCCTTCGCGGCGGCTCCTCGCCGGAGTAGCAGCAAGGCCAGTGGTTCGGTGAATCTCACGCGCAACTTTGGCAGCACTCAGAATCTGATTAATCTCAGCCAGAATCTGTCGAAAACCAAGAAGCgcagcagcctgaacctcAAGGGAAATAGCAGTGCAGCCACCAGGAGCGGGAAGGATCCTTCAACGGCGGCTGTGGCCTCACCTCAGAGGCGTTCCTCGTCGAATGCCAATCTTCGCAGGGATAGCAGCGTGTCCTCCTCGAAGGCAGTGCCTGTGCCACCGACCAGGAACTCGCGAAACAGCTTCAGCAACATTCCAAGAGCCAGTTTGGGTGGTACTGCCAATGGAGCGCCTCCTGCCAGCTTCTCGCGCCAATCTTCCAGCAGCACAGCCACCAGCAGCTCCTCTGTAACTCCAGGAGCGCCGCTGCAGCAATCTGCCAGCACAAGCGCCATGCAAAGGCCACCACAACCCGCGCAGCCCACGCGAAGAAGCCTCCACAACTTCAGGGCACGCGgaacaggaggaggaggaggcactGGAGTAGCAAGTGGAAAGCcaggagcagcaacagcaacatctgcAGCACCAGCAACCTCCAACGAGAACAATGAGCTGCCCTCGGATCTTGAGGTGGTTATTTCCGATGTGGAGAACCTGGTTAGCTAA
- the CIA30 gene encoding complex I intermediate-associated protein 30, mitochondrial: MNNLLRHGHRLCSCLPVVQQQIHTTAVHRTFWEREKKSGYKTKLPEPSKKQLIMDGLRELKEEMKLWRQEVKEQLESDPILVFRPGETDVVFDFKAPDVLDKWTVTTDADHGEGKSSATLELSAAGAGLFHGEVNSDHTKDGIIKRTGYANIRTKRVRKSFKRESTYDWTQYNMLIMKVRGDGRSYLINLHTEGYFDLMWNDIYHYVLYTRGGPHWQIAKIPFSKFFLSSKGRVQDRQGAIPLNRVTHFGFSVAAKKGMDGPFGLEIDYVGLEYDPSHREEFAYEMYQTPKYIVAT, from the exons ATGAATAACCTCCTGCGACATGGACATCGCCTGTGCAGCTGCCTGCCGGTTGTCCAGCAGCAAATCCACACCACCGCCGTGCACAGGACCTTCTGGGAGCGGGAAAAGAAGTCCGGCTACAAGACCAAACTGCCGGAGCCCTCGAAAAAGCAGCTCATCATGGACGGATTGAGGGAGCTCAAGGAGGAGATGAAGCTGTGGCGCCAGGAGGTCAAGGAGCAGCTGGAGAGTGACCCCATTCTGGTCTTCAGGCCGGGCGAAACGGATGTGGTGTTCGATTTCAAGGCGCCGGACGTGCTGGACAAGTGGACGGTGACCACGGATGCGGATCACGGCGAGGGCAAGAGTAGTGCCACCTTGGAGCTCAGTGCAGCCGGAGCAGGACTCTTCCATGGCGAAGTTAACTCGGATCACACCAAGGATGGGATCATCAAGAGGACGGGCTATGCTAATATACGCACCAAGAGAGTTAGG AAATCCTTCAAGAGGGAGTCCACCTACGACTGGACGCAGTACAACATGCTCATCATGAAGGTCCGGGGCGATGGACGCAGCTACCTGATCAATCTGCACACCGAGGGCTACTTCGATCTGATGTGGAACGACATCTATCACTATGTTCTGTACACCCGCGGAGGGCCCCACTGGCAGATAGCCAAGATTCCCTTCTCCAAGTTTTTCCTATCCTCGAAAGGACGTGTTCAGGATCGTCAAGGAGCCATACCCTTGAATAGGGTCACCCACTTTGGCTTCTCTGTGGCCGCAAAAAAGGGAATGGATGGTCCATTTGGCCTGGAAATCGACTATGTGGGTCTGGAGTACGATCCGAGTCACCGGGAGGAATTCGCTTACGAGATGTACCAGACGCCCAAATACATTGTGGCCACGTAA
- the LOC108062904 gene encoding dehydrogenase/reductase SDR family protein 7-like → MKVQELDKCAPSSDWNVLYWVLGTILMPVALPLALINIWQRFRAQKYRNQLPGKVVLITGASSGLGESLAHVFYRAGCKVILAARRTQELERVKKDLLALDVDPAYPPTVLALDLAELNSIPEFVTRVLAVYNQVDILINNGGISVRADVASTAVDVDLKVMVVNYFGSVALTKALLPSMVKRGSGHICFISSVQGKFAIPQRAAYSASKHAMQAFADSLRAEVASKNINVSCVSPGYIRTQLSLNALTGSGSSYGKMDETTAKGMSPDKLAERILQCILRNEPDIIVSDLQAKIAYYLRHLCPSLYFWIMAKRALKLEKAEKKFT, encoded by the exons ATGAAAGTGCAGGAGCTGGACAAATGTGCTCCCAGCAGCGACTGGAACGTCCTCTATTGGGTGCTGGGCACGATCCTGATGCCGGTGGCCCTTCCCCTGGCCCTCATCAACATTTGGCAACGATTCCGGGCCCAAAAATACCGCAATCAATTGCCCGGAAAG GTCGTGCTAATTACGGGCGCCAGTTCGGGATTGGGGGAATCCCTGGCCCATGTATTCTACCGGGCGGGATGTAAGGTAATCCTGGCGGCACGTAGAACCCAGGAGTTGGAGCGGGTTAAAAAGGACCTCCTCGCTTTGGATGTG GACCCCGCCTATCCACCCACCGTACTAGCTCTCGATCTGGCTGAATTGAATTCCATTCCCGAGTTTGTTACCCGGGTGCTGGCCGTTTATAACCAGGTAGATATACTCATCAACAATGGAGGAATCAGTGTGCGAGCAGATGTGGCATCCACAGCAGTGGATGTGGATCTCAAGGTGATGGTGGTCAACTATTTCGGCAGTGTGGCTCTAACTAAAG CCCTTCTTCCTTCGATGGTGAAACGTGGTAGTGGACACATCTGCTTCATAAGCTCGGTTCAGGGAAAATTCGCCATTCCCCAGAGGGCCGCTTATTCCGCATCCAAGCACGCCATGCAGGCCTTTGCTGATTCGTTGAGAGCCGAAGTGGCCAGCAAGAACATAAATGTGTCCTGTGTGAGTCCCGGTTATATACGCACTCAGCTTTCTTTAAACGCACTAACTGGATCGGGAAGCAGCTATGGAA AAATGGACGAAACCACGGCCAAGGGCATGTCGCCCGATAAGCTAGCAGAACGCATTCTGCAATGTATTCTCCGCAATGAACCCGATATTATTGTTAGCGATCTTCAGGCCAAGATCGCCTATTACCTCCGTCATCTTTGCCCAAGTCTCTACTTTTGGATTATGGCCAAGCGCGCCCTGAAACTGGAGAAAGCTGAGAAAAAGTTCACTTAA
- the Gnpnat gene encoding probable glucosamine 6-phosphate N-acetyltransferase isoform X1, translated as MVQLTEETYLYDPNLLLKLDFHRSPANFKPFISAANPGEPWMKVRPLKDSDYDRGFLQLLSQLTHVGNVNRTQFLTRFSQMKASGDYFVTVIEDTRKNEIIGAASLVIERKFIHNCAVRGRLEDVVVNDTYRGKQLGKLIVVTVSLLAEELGCYKMSLDCKDKLIKFYESLGYVAIPGNSNSMTIRYDEGPTLKRNATAASGSSGTVGDSCQTNSQFYNFFSPFCY; from the exons ATGGTGCAACTTACG GAGGAGACGTATCTGTATGATCCCAATCTGCTACTAAAGCTGGATTTTCATCGCAGTCCCGCCAACTTTAAGCCTTTCATATCGGCGGCTAATCCCGGCGAGCCCTGGATGAAAGTGCGTCCTCTCAAGGACTCGGACTACGATCGTGGATTCCTGCAGCTGCTATCCCAACTCACCCATGTGGGCAATGTGAATCGCACGCAGTTCTTGA CCCGCTTCTCGCAGATGAAAGCCAGTGGAGATTATTTTGTCACCGTTATTGAGGATACTCGAAAGAATGAGATTATTGGAGCTGCATCCTTGGTCATAGAGCGCAAGTTCATACACAATTGTGCTGTg CGTGGTCGCCTGGAAGATGTGGTGGTGAATGATACATATCGCGGCAAGCAGCTGGGCAAACT GATCGTGGTCACCGTATCGCTGCTGGCCGAGGAACTGGGCTGCTACAAAATGTCGCTGGACTGCAAGGACAAGCTGATCAAGTTCTACGAATCGCTGGGCTACGTGGCCATTCCCGGCAACTCCAACTCCATGACGATTCGCTACGATGAGGGGCCAACGCTGAAGCGGAATGCCACCGCAGCCAGTGGCTCCAGTGGAACAGTGGGCGACTCCTGCCAAACT AACTctcaattttataattttttctccCCTTTCTGCTACTGA